Proteins encoded by one window of Chanos chanos chromosome 7, fChaCha1.1, whole genome shotgun sequence:
- the LOC115816809 gene encoding chloride intracellular channel protein 4 isoform X2, with translation MILWLKGVIFNVTTVDLKRKPADLQDLAPGTNPPFMTFNGEVLVDVNKIEEFLEEKLAPPRYPKLAAKHPESNTAGIDVFAKFSAYIKNPRKEANDALEKALLKSLRRLDEYLQSPLAEEIDENSADDPGVSARSFLDGPDLTLADCNLLPKLHIIKVVAKKYRNFEIPADMTGVWRYLNSAYQREEFTNTCPADREIEFAYLDVAKRIK, from the exons ATGATCCTCTGGCTAAAGGGAGTCATCTTCAATGTCACTACGGTGGACCTCAAGAG GAAACCTGCTGACTTACAAGACCTGGCTCCAGGAACCAATCCACCATTTATGACCTTTAATGGAGAGGTGTTGGTGGATGTCAACAAAATTGAGGAGTTTCTCGAAGAGAAGTTGGCACCACCACG GTATCCAAAACTGGCTGCTAAGCACCCGGAATCAAATACAGCAGGAATAGATGTATTTGCTAAGTTTTCTGCCTACATCAAAAACCCTCGCAAGGAGGCAAATGACG CTCTGGAGAAGGCTCTGCTGAAGTCATTGAGGAGACTGGACGAATACCTGCAGTCACCCTTAGCAGAGGAGATAGACGAAAATAGCGCGGATGATCCGGGAGTGTCTGCACGCAGCTTTCTGGATGGACCGGACCTCACTCTTGCAGACTGTAACCTGCTTCCCAAATTACACATTATCAAG GTTGTTGCCAAAAAATATAGGAATTTCGAGATTCCCGCTGACATGACAGGAGTATGGAGATACCTTAATAGCGCCTACCAGAGGGAGGAGTTCACCAACACCTGTCCAGCTGATCGTGAAATTGAATTTGCCTACCTGGACGTTGCCAAAAGGATCAAATAA
- the LOC115816809 gene encoding chloride intracellular channel protein 4 isoform X1, whose translation MEEEVYSPDPNEYEISLYVKAGSDGESIGNCPFSQRLFMILWLKGVIFNVTTVDLKRKPADLQDLAPGTNPPFMTFNGEVLVDVNKIEEFLEEKLAPPRYPKLAAKHPESNTAGIDVFAKFSAYIKNPRKEANDALEKALLKSLRRLDEYLQSPLAEEIDENSADDPGVSARSFLDGPDLTLADCNLLPKLHIIKVVAKKYRNFEIPADMTGVWRYLNSAYQREEFTNTCPADREIEFAYLDVAKRIK comes from the exons ATGGAGGAAGAGGTTTACAGCCCTGATCCTAATGAATATGAAATCTCCCTCTATGTGAAG GCCGGCAGTGATGGTGAGAGCATCGGGAACTGCCCCTTCTCACAGAGACTTTTTATGATCCTCTGGCTAAAGGGAGTCATCTTCAATGTCACTACGGTGGACCTCAAGAG GAAACCTGCTGACTTACAAGACCTGGCTCCAGGAACCAATCCACCATTTATGACCTTTAATGGAGAGGTGTTGGTGGATGTCAACAAAATTGAGGAGTTTCTCGAAGAGAAGTTGGCACCACCACG GTATCCAAAACTGGCTGCTAAGCACCCGGAATCAAATACAGCAGGAATAGATGTATTTGCTAAGTTTTCTGCCTACATCAAAAACCCTCGCAAGGAGGCAAATGACG CTCTGGAGAAGGCTCTGCTGAAGTCATTGAGGAGACTGGACGAATACCTGCAGTCACCCTTAGCAGAGGAGATAGACGAAAATAGCGCGGATGATCCGGGAGTGTCTGCACGCAGCTTTCTGGATGGACCGGACCTCACTCTTGCAGACTGTAACCTGCTTCCCAAATTACACATTATCAAG GTTGTTGCCAAAAAATATAGGAATTTCGAGATTCCCGCTGACATGACAGGAGTATGGAGATACCTTAATAGCGCCTACCAGAGGGAGGAGTTCACCAACACCTGTCCAGCTGATCGTGAAATTGAATTTGCCTACCTGGACGTTGCCAAAAGGATCAAATAA